One genomic region from Xenopus laevis strain J_2021 chromosome 2L, Xenopus_laevis_v10.1, whole genome shotgun sequence encodes:
- the trmt10c.L gene encoding tRNA methyltransferase 10 homolog C, whose translation MAFVNMLLRTIQCSSVRTLVQEGGSWSLLKVLRQLTPSRRIMISHHLRKEDVKSEPNETLDLEEWKSILKSGIESYETKKTETQEDPSLNGMRELVEMWRLAGRAVPQSITTEQLQVLMELPTKTARKKYLKYLSVREIIKTNQKEKKKELKESSKSKMENLDQFETKEGNPEKKNTFLLHVWDKSIDTVQRWKCAQAMKFGLPLVFDMVYEKYMSRYELENTVCQLMESEGWNRRNADPFHIYFCNLQSGGPYHKELVKRYMGAWDNIFITATDKPHVEMFPKEQLVYLTADSPNELIHFDPTKIYIIGSLVDKCQQTGLSLANAKRLNLATARLPLDRYLKWDVGAKNLTLDQMIRILLCLKDTGDWKKALSFVPTRKHDGFVERAASKKRNFIHFKNDGAVEHAPSMKENLLKSSKTYEFGKSKSFIKPERTQDSSIRSTRKRWWE comes from the coding sequence ATGGCATTCGTGAATATGCTTTTGCGAACCATTCAGTGTTCTTCTGTCCGTACTTTGGTGCAGGAAGGTGGAAGTTGGTCATTATTAAAAGTTTTGCGTCAATTAACTCCGTCTAGAAGGATAATGATATCCCACCATTTGAGGAAGGAAGATGTCAAGTCAGAACCTAATGAAACATTAGACCTGGAAGAGTGGAAAAGCATCTTGAAATCAGGCATAGAAAGTTATGAAACCAAAAAAACAGAGACACAGGAAGATCCCTCTCTAAATGGAATGCGGGAACTTGTGGAAATGTGGAGACTGGCCGGTAGGGCAGTGCCTCAGTCAATTACAACAGAGCAGTTACAAGTCCTCATGGAGCTTCCAACAAAAACTGCTAGAAAAAAGTACTTAAAATACCTGTCTGTTAGGGAGATTATTAAAACAAaccagaaagagaagaaaaaagaactTAAGGAAAGTAGTAAATCTAAGATGGAAAACTTGGATCAGTTCGAAACAAAAGAAGGTAACcctgaaaagaaaaatacttttttattacatgTTTGGGATAAGTCTATAGATACAGTGCAACGGTGGAAATGTGCCCAAGCAATGAAATTTGGACTACCATTAGTGTTTGATATGGTATATGAAAAGTATATGTCACGGTATGAGTTAGAGAACACCGTTTGTCAACTTATGGAATCTGAAGGTTGGAACAGAAGAAATGCTGATCCATTCCATATATATTTCTGCAACCTGCAGTCTGGTGGCCCATACCATAAAGAATTGGTAAAGCGCTATATGGGAGCTTGGGATAACATCTTTATCACAGCCACAGATAAACCTCATGTTGAAATGTTTCCTAAAGAACAACTTGTGTACTTAACAGCCGACTCCCCAAATGAGTTAATACACTTTGAccctactaaaatatatattattggttCATTAGTTGACAAATGCCAACAAACAGGATTATCTTTAGCAAATGCCAAAAGGCTTAATCTAGCAACTGCAAGACTTCCATTAGACAGATACTTGAAATGGGATGTTGGTGCGAAAAATCTAACCCTTGACCAAATGATTCGCATTTTGCTATGTTTAAAGGACACCGGTGACTGGAAAAAAGCTTTGTCCTTTGTTCCAACCAGAAAGCATGATGGTTTTGTGGAACGTGCTGCCTCTAAGAAAaggaattttatacattttaaaaatgatggtgCTGTGGAACATGCTCCTTCCATGAAAGAAAACTTGCTGAAAAGTTCCAAAACTTACGAGTTTGGTAAAAGTAAATCATTTATCAAACCAGAAAGGACCCAAGATAGTTCCATAAGATCAACAAGGAAAAGATGGTGGGAGTAG